The bacterium genome window below encodes:
- the rlmN gene encoding 23S rRNA (adenine(2503)-C(2))-methyltransferase RlmN has translation MIDPRPPMLALPAADLESWLAAQDAPAYRRRQVWGWLARGATSFASMHDVPKQLRLALDRDFRATSLRPIAFSQAERGLTSKTLFELDGGHSVEAVVMRYADRSTLCISSQAGCPIGCPFCATGKFPFGRNLKAHEIVEQAVDAARLLASEGRRLSHVVFMGMGEPMANYQSVIESVRRLADPDLLGISPRRIVVSTSGLIPRITQLGDEKLPVTLAISLHAARDELRDVLVPINRKYPVGDLVEAAQGYGAKTGRRVSYEWVLLAGVNDTERDAKELGGLLRRKLAHVNLIPFNPVEGTPYRAPDRPSIRRFKEMVEAQGLNVTVRDTRGREADAACGQLHERVMRSRQAVATSAGHAQGAL, from the coding sequence GTGATCGATCCGCGGCCGCCGATGCTTGCGTTGCCGGCGGCAGACCTGGAGTCCTGGCTCGCCGCCCAGGACGCACCTGCCTACCGCCGGCGCCAGGTTTGGGGCTGGCTGGCGCGGGGCGCGACATCTTTCGCCTCGATGCATGACGTGCCCAAGCAACTCCGGCTCGCGCTCGACCGCGACTTTCGCGCCACCTCGCTGCGCCCGATCGCGTTCAGCCAAGCGGAGCGCGGGCTCACCTCCAAGACGCTGTTCGAGCTCGATGGCGGCCATTCGGTGGAGGCCGTCGTCATGCGCTACGCGGATCGCTCGACCCTGTGCATCTCTTCGCAGGCCGGCTGCCCGATCGGATGTCCGTTTTGCGCCACCGGCAAGTTTCCCTTCGGCCGCAACCTCAAGGCCCACGAAATCGTGGAGCAGGCGGTCGACGCCGCACGGCTGCTGGCGAGCGAAGGCCGGCGGCTGTCGCATGTGGTGTTCATGGGCATGGGCGAGCCGATGGCGAACTACCAGTCGGTCATCGAATCCGTGCGCCGCCTCGCCGACCCGGACCTGCTCGGCATCAGTCCGCGGCGGATCGTCGTCTCGACGAGCGGCCTCATCCCGCGCATCACGCAGCTCGGTGATGAGAAGCTGCCGGTGACGCTCGCGATCTCGCTACACGCCGCTCGTGACGAGCTGCGTGACGTGCTGGTGCCCATCAATCGCAAGTACCCGGTGGGCGACCTGGTGGAGGCGGCACAGGGCTACGGGGCGAAGACGGGCCGGCGGGTCAGCTACGAGTGGGTGCTGCTGGCGGGAGTCAACGACACCGAGCGAGACGCGAAGGAGCTCGGTGGACTGCTGCGCCGCAAGCTCGCGCATGTGAACCTCATCCCGTTCAACCCGGTTGAAGGCACGCCCTATCGTGCCCCCGACCGCCCGTCGATCCGGCGCTTCAAGGAGATGGTGGAGGCGCAGGGATTGAACGTCACCGTGCGCGACACACGCGGCCGCGAGGCCGACGCCGCCTGCGGCCAGCTGCATGAGCGGGTCATGCGCAGCCGGCAGGCGGTGGCCACCTCAGCCGGGCACGCGCAGGGCGCGCTCTGA